From a single Haladaptatus cibarius D43 genomic region:
- the gcvPB gene encoding aminomethyl-transferring glycine dehydrogenase subunit GcvPB → MQLFNQTIWNDSESDGYEPLLSEKGLIDVEVGETDLPDDLTRDTLQLPKLSEPELARHYTRLSQMNYGIDNGPYPLGSCTMKYNPKFTEDIAALPATAVHPDRDSVSVQGTLEVYSTLQEYLGQIGGMDAVTLQPPAGAAGEFTGILIAESLHESNDESKQRNEVIVPSSAHGTNFASAAMAGYEVVELPADSDGRVDLDALSAAVGDSTAALMLTNPNTLGLFERNIEEIADIVHEAGGLLYYDGANLNALLGRARPGDMGFDIMHYNVHKTFATPHGGGGPGAGPIGVKQELKQFLPTPQVRETDDGYELFEPDQTIGKVHGAMGNWLVLLKAYAYISRLGNEGLRDTSAKAVLNANYLASQLDLEIPFRPFHHEFVASAGEQDAADFAKRMLDYGVHPPTTKWPETVPEALMTEPTEAESKKTLEQLATAFNAVSNEEFEALEQAPNRTSAQRIDQTSAARNPQLSWQHLDE, encoded by the coding sequence ATGCAACTGTTTAATCAGACGATATGGAACGATTCTGAGTCCGACGGATATGAGCCACTACTCTCGGAAAAAGGACTGATAGATGTCGAAGTTGGTGAAACTGACCTTCCCGATGATCTCACGCGAGATACGCTTCAACTGCCTAAACTCTCTGAACCAGAACTCGCGCGGCACTATACCCGACTCTCACAGATGAACTATGGCATCGATAATGGCCCGTACCCACTCGGTTCTTGTACTATGAAGTACAATCCAAAATTCACCGAGGACATCGCTGCACTTCCTGCAACTGCAGTCCATCCAGATCGTGATTCTGTGAGTGTTCAGGGAACTCTCGAAGTGTATTCAACATTGCAAGAATATCTCGGACAGATCGGCGGTATGGATGCAGTAACACTGCAGCCGCCCGCAGGTGCCGCAGGTGAGTTCACAGGGATTCTTATCGCAGAATCACTTCACGAATCGAATGATGAATCAAAGCAACGAAACGAGGTCATCGTCCCCTCCAGTGCACACGGCACTAATTTTGCGAGTGCGGCGATGGCTGGATATGAAGTTGTTGAATTGCCAGCTGATTCTGACGGACGAGTCGATCTTGATGCACTCTCGGCTGCTGTGGGTGACTCAACTGCCGCACTCATGCTTACGAATCCGAACACTCTCGGACTATTTGAACGAAATATCGAGGAAATTGCGGATATCGTCCATGAGGCTGGCGGGCTACTCTACTACGACGGTGCAAATTTGAATGCACTTCTTGGACGTGCCCGCCCAGGAGATATGGGATTCGATATTATGCACTATAACGTGCATAAGACGTTTGCTACGCCACACGGCGGCGGTGGTCCCGGCGCGGGACCAATCGGTGTGAAGCAGGAGTTGAAACAGTTCCTCCCCACGCCGCAGGTTCGTGAAACGGATGACGGATATGAACTGTTTGAACCTGACCAGACCATTGGCAAAGTTCATGGGGCGATGGGGAACTGGTTAGTACTGCTCAAAGCCTACGCTTATATTAGCAGGTTGGGTAATGAAGGACTACGAGATACAAGCGCAAAAGCAGTACTCAACGCCAATTATCTCGCCTCACAGCTTGATCTTGAAATTCCGTTTCGGCCTTTCCATCATGAATTCGTTGCAAGCGCAGGCGAGCAGGACGCTGCCGACTTTGCGAAGCGAATGTTAGATTACGGTGTTCATCCACCGACGACAAAGTGGCCAGAAACCGTCCCGGAAGCACTTATGACCGAACCGACTGAAGCAGAGAGTAAGAAAACCCTTGAACAGTTGGCAACTGCATTTAACGCAGTCAGCAACGAGGAATTCGAGGCGCTGGAACAAGCACCAAATAGAACCTCTGCCCAGCGAATTGATCAGACTAGCGCCGCGCGAAATCCTCAACTTTCCTGGCAGCACTTGGACGAGTGA
- a CDS encoding trimeric intracellular cation channel family protein: protein MIPVDPFVVVNILGLIAFAFVGGMKAIRKGFDPFGVAVVGIMTALGGGTTRDVLVNRVPISLQSAGDVTVSLLGVGLAIYAANFVNKADRHPIVLLADALGLAAFATTGAIVATETGLSVFGVAGLALVNAVGGGVLADILLDQTPFVLVEDIYATCALIGGAVYWIVSVTEPLSSFSALICTATVLSIRVTAIYRDWQLPTITGISRGDSEQLSKRS from the coding sequence ATGATACCGGTTGATCCATTCGTTGTCGTGAATATTCTTGGATTGATCGCATTTGCCTTTGTTGGTGGGATGAAGGCCATTCGAAAGGGATTCGACCCGTTCGGTGTTGCAGTCGTTGGAATAATGACCGCGTTAGGTGGTGGGACAACTCGTGACGTCCTTGTGAACCGGGTTCCAATTTCACTTCAGTCTGCAGGAGACGTTACCGTCTCCTTGTTAGGTGTTGGACTCGCAATTTATGCTGCTAATTTCGTTAACAAAGCTGATCGCCATCCAATCGTTCTGCTTGCTGATGCGCTCGGTCTCGCTGCGTTTGCTACGACGGGTGCGATTGTAGCGACTGAAACCGGACTTTCTGTGTTCGGTGTCGCAGGACTCGCACTTGTGAATGCCGTTGGGGGAGGTGTACTCGCAGATATTCTTCTCGACCAAACTCCGTTTGTTCTTGTTGAAGATATCTATGCAACATGCGCGCTTATCGGAGGAGCGGTATATTGGATCGTTTCTGTAACCGAACCACTCAGCAGTTTCAGCGCACTGATTTGCACTGCGACTGTTCTCTCGATTCGGGTGACTGCGATTTACCGAGATTGGCAACTTCCAACGATTACCGGTATCTCTCGAGGCGATTCGGAACAACTCTCTAAACGTAGCTAG
- a CDS encoding helix-turn-helix domain-containing protein, with product MEWPKKELVIDCSPSEKLVYLTIIQEEEADTTELAEKTLLSERTVRYATQGLRSLGVVEQVYVLGDARRRKYRLADEKREQETTIV from the coding sequence ATGGAATGGCCGAAAAAAGAACTAGTTATTGATTGCTCACCCAGCGAGAAGCTAGTTTATCTGACCATTATTCAGGAGGAAGAAGCAGATACGACGGAGTTAGCAGAAAAGACGTTATTAAGTGAGCGCACAGTTCGATATGCGACCCAAGGTCTTCGTTCACTTGGTGTCGTCGAACAAGTCTATGTCCTTGGGGACGCTCGTAGACGGAAATACAGATTAGCAGACGAAAAAAGAGAGCAGGAGACTACTATAGTATGA